In Ursus arctos isolate Adak ecotype North America unplaced genomic scaffold, UrsArc2.0 scaffold_2, whole genome shotgun sequence, the genomic stretch CAGAGGCTCTTTGCCAGCAGAGCAGGTCCTCGGAGGACAGGCGTCACAGGCAGCAGACAcaggcaggcagggaaggaggagtcTATCTCTGGGGAGCACAGTATTGCTAGGGTTGCATGTGTCACGGCAGGTGACCAGGTGAGGGCCCAGGGCCAGGTAAGGGGTTGAGGCACAGGTGCTATCAGAAGCTTGGCTTGGCACCGGGGCTGAGATCACCCAGACGGTCAGCGGCCTTGAAATTTCCCTTGCAGAAATCAGACCGTGTCGAAATGAGCCTTCAGAGCAGGCCACGACGGGCAGCTGGAGGCTTCAGTCCTTAAAGGGGTTGTGGGCATCACCCGGCTGTTCCTTCTCCGAGGCCAGGAGCTCCCCATTCATCTCCTGCAGTGGGTGGTAAACGTAGGCCCCATCCAGGTGCCGGCTCCGCTCCGCTCTTGAGCCAAGGAGCAAGGACACGTTCGCCACCATGCTGATCAGCAGAAGGAAAACTAGGGCCAGGGTGAGGGCCAGCCAGGTGGTCCTGGGTGCAGAAGAGAAAGCCTAAACAGGGGGTTGTTGGGCAGTGCTGGAGgggtttccctccctcccctccaccagaGCAGAGGCAGAGTCAGGGGCCTCCAGGGAAAACACAAATACTGTCCAGGAGCAAAATGGGCCTGGCAAGGCTGGACACACTCCAGACACACGTTCGGGGTGCAGTAATGACAGTCACTATGTGGCATGCAGGCCAGCCCTGCCACAACTCCTGAGACTTCAAGAGAAACCACAAAATTTTATGTGAACGTTACTGATTCTCAGATGTTgccaataaatcttaaaatttttaaaaattatgcaggCGAAATAAAATACAGTTGGGGATCTAACGATGATGCCTGAAGATGCATCAGTTTGCATCCTGTGCTCCCGGGGGATGTTCCAGAAACCTCAAAGCAAATAGAGCAGGGAGAACtgcaccccttcctccctcctgtaGAGCTGGCGGGGTCTTTCAATGATCCTTGTTTTCCTCCTTCATGTGAATCTTTGGCTGAAGCCCTCAATGCAAAAGCAGACACAAACACACTGCTACGGGCAGGGGCATGCTTGTCAGCGCCTCCATGGCTCCCCTTCCCTTGCCGGCAACTGTCAATGGGTTCCAGGTCTGcactggggaaggaggggctcAAAGTCTCACACCTGAGGAGCCTGAACTTAAGACCGGGGGCATGGAGCACCCAGGAGCCACTGTCACTGCTCTGGGTGCATTTTCAAAGCACATTTCCAGGGGTTTTCTTCAGGTGTGGTTCTGGGCCTTCAGAGCCTCACCCCAGGCTCACTGAGTCAGGACCTCCAGGAGGGACCTGGGATCTGTATTATTAATGATGAGACTGTCCTCTAGGACATCGCCAGGAGCTTTTCATTCATACCCATACCTGATCCCCACCTCCAACGTGGGTGGGGCTGGGCCGGCACCCAGAGCTGGGCCATGAGGTGAGAACTACAAGAAAAGAAGTTCTCAGAGTGGGGTCTCCATAGCAACAACATGAGCATCACCTGGGATAGCACTGggaatgcagattctcaggccccaccccagacctactgatgCAGAAACTCCAGAGATGGGACCCAGCAATCTCTTCCAGCAGCCCCTCCCAGAGGTCAAGTTTGAGACCCACTGCactagaaaagagagagaaagcccacCACAAGGAGCACACAGAGGTGCTTGAGAAATGATGCGAGTTCCCTGGGGCTTGGCACTTCTGTACTGGGCACCAGGCACTGAGAAAGTCGCGAGTCTCACAGGGAAAGGAgcccgctgccctgccccctcgACTCCCACTGGGGTGGTGACCAGGGTCCTTCTCAACATCTCCCAGGACCACTTTGGTGGTTGTGAGCATCAGCTGTGACTCTCCCTGTGCTTACATTGGAGAAACGTCACCTGGCTGCCCCGCTGACACCTAGCGTTACTGAGTCCCTGAGCAGAGGCCATGACTCACAGGTGGAGAGAGGGGGGATTtcctcccatccctgccccaaGTCCCACCAAATCTCCTACCCAGTGAGAAGGGAGACTTCTCCTGTTCTCAGGGTGGTCTCGGATGACAGGAGACACTGCTTCACTGCAAGACACCAGAGAAAAGCTGACAtgctgggagaggaggggtgtGCCCCCTCTTGCCCCCAGGGGACTGGGAGGAGCCATACCTTGGGAGAGGATGCTGTTAAGGGCTGGTGCCTGGGCCAGGCTGCAGTTGCCAGTCTGGGGGTCACAGGGACACTGGTGCTCACACTTGCAAGGCCTCCGGCAGCCTGGCCCGTGCCAGCCGAGGGGGCACTCTGTGGAGAGGAGGCAGAAGTGGAGGCCTCAGTGGCAAGGCCTCTCTCTGCACGGACAGGATGGGCCCCAGATGTGTGCAGAGCTGGGCTGAAGCAGAAGTGCCCCCCCGGATCCCTCAGGCTAGACGTTGGAGATGCCCCGGGTGGCACTTCCTCCCAGCTGACTTGGGGCCCATCTATCTTACCGTGCTCACAGGTGTCCCCAATGAAGCCAGGAGGACAGGTGCAGGTCCCCCGGACCGGGTCACAGGCAGCTCCGTTCTGACACCAGCACTTCATGGCACAGTCCTCCCCAAAGGAGCCGTTGCTGCAAGCTGGCATGGGGAAAGGGGAGTCATTTCAAAATCCAACCCTGCCTCTCCTAGGTGAGGGCCAACAACACTGCAAACAGATCTCAGTCACCCCAAGTGGCCCTGTAGGTTCCCAAATTCTTCCAACAGAAAGTGAGGGAGAACCCACTTGAAGGCAGGCCCTGAGGCTGAGCCCTCCTGGAGCTTCCTGTCTAGATGGGGAGGTGGCCAGTGAGCCAGAAAGCAGATGTGATGTGCAGGTGGGGACAAGTGCAGCAGCAGCAGACcgctggagggggtggggcgggcagGCCCCTGAGGACAGGGCAGTTAAGCTGGGGTTTGGAGGAGCAGAGCTGGGTCAGTGAGTCGGGGAGGGGCTGTAGCACCTGGCAGGTCAGGCTGAGGAGTCCATTTCTTTCACTTACTCAAAAGAAAGCCCTGAAGGCTTTGAAACTGTGGATGGCTAcagtgggttgaattgtgtccccccaaaagatattGTGTCCTAAACCTCAGAATCTGGGAACACGACTGCATTTGGACACAGAGCCTTTGCAGATACAATTAAGTGAAGATCTTAAGAGATGCGGACGCCTGGAtttagagtgggccctaaatccaatgatcTGGGGCCCGTGGAAGGGGATGGAGAGACAGACACGGGAGAAGGCGTGTGAAGATGGAGGCGGAGACCAGAGCGACGtggccacgagccaaggaatgcctggagccaccaggagctggaaggggcaggaaggaggctcCCCTAGACCTTTCAGGAGTATgggccctgcagacaccttgattttacaGTTCTGGCCTCCTGAGCTGTGACAGTGTaagtttctgctgttttaagccaccccgTTTGTGGAATTTGCTGTGGCTGCTGCAGGACACTAACGCAGTGATTTACAGTCAGGCGAGAGCAGCGAACAGGAGGGAGATAAAGGCAGCTGCCACGCTCACCCTCTCCCCAGgtggccaggggtggggaggcaccTGGCCTGGTGGCTTTTACCTTCACTGCAGTTGGACCCTGTCCATCCAGCTTCACAGCGGCAGCCAGCTGCCAAGACAAGACCAAGAGGGCCAGGTGAGGGCCTGGGCAGGGCCAGGGCAGTGAGAGCTGGGAGCCCCAGTCACAACTGCCGCCCCAGAGACCCCACTCACTCTCTGTGCAAAGCCCGTGCTGGCTGCAGTTGGCGGGGCCACAGTCCAGCTCGTTGCAGGCCACGCCCTGCCAGAAGTGCCCCGTGCACTGGCATCGCCCCTCCACACAGGTCCCGTGGCCACTGCAGTCAGGTGGCTGGCAGCGGGGCTCGTGCACACACACCACAGTAGCCACATGGCGTGGACAGCGCCACATGTTGTCCTGGCTGCGGGGCGACATGGCGTGTGAAGAGAGGCCAAGGCACTGACCATCCCCAGCGCACCCTTTCTACCCCCTACTATAGCCCCTGAcggctgcctctctctccactctccctTCTCTAACCTTTTATAGGTTCTTCCCACCCTGACAATTTCTTCCAACCCCAGGGCCTTTCCACATGCTGTTCTCACTGCCCAGAAGGTTCTCCAGGTCCTGCCTTGCTACCTCgaccttcagatctcagctcaggttccACTATGCTCAGAGAGGTCTTTGCTGACCTATTAACCCCCTTTCGTTGGCGTGGGTGGTACTGGTACAACGTGTATAGTTCAACTCTCTTCCTGTAAGCAATGAGAGGCAGGGATCCCGGCTCAAGGCTGAAtcctcagggcctggcacatagtacgtgctcaatatttgttgaattagatAGCTAGGGATAGGCCTGGACTTAGACCTCAAGAAGAGGGCTCTGGCATGCTTACCAGTGATCTGATGGGTAACTGGCCAAGGTACCATTGAGCACGAAGGTGGCGGAGCCCCCTCCATCCAGGTTGATGGCGTTGACCACGTCCTGTTTCAGCAAGAACTCTGCCATCTCCCATAGGTTAATGCTGTAGGACAAGAGCATTAATGCTGACCGTGTCCACTGCCTTTCCAAGGTGGACAGTATCACGCCCACTGTGGCAGACAAATTTCTAAATGGGCTTCCCCCAAAAATGTCCCATCTTAATCCCTGGAAGCTGTGTATATAATGAGAGATCACTCCCATGACTGTTATTTTATATGGCTCAGCTGTCCACAAGTGGGGACaccatcctggattatctgggtgggcccagtggAATCACAAGAGCTCTTAAAAGCAGACCTTTCCCTGGCTGGTGGCAGAATGTGAAACGAGGGAGACTGGAAATACAAACGGAATAAAGGGACTGGACACATGTTTGCTGGCTTGAAGATGGGGAGGGTAACATGCACAagaaggaatgtgggcagcctgaAGGAGCCAGGGTCCCCTGGCCAACAACCAGCAAGGAAACCCAGACTTCAGTCCTATAACCACGAGGAAGTGCACCCTGCCGGCAACCTGAATGAGCTGAGAGGATTCTTTTTCTGAAGCTCCAGATGACAGCCCAACTGGCACACGGCTTGATTTTGTCCATGGGAAAGCTCCAACATGGAACTCAGCTGAGCCCTCCAGACTTCTGACTGACAGAACTGTGAGCTAACAAATGGGTGCTGTTTGTGCTTGTTTGTTACACAGCTATAGCAGACTAACACGCtctttagaaaggaagaaattggctcagagagggtgagagacTTGTCTGTGGCCACAGAGctagcaggtggcagagctgggactggaacaGAGGTCTTCTCCCTGCTGACTTTGTAATTTCTTCCTATCACCCTATCCCGGACTCAGGAGAGCGGAGGCCTAAGCTGGGGAGACTGAGAGGGAGTGTGTAGAGGACAATGAGTTCTCAGACATGAGACAGATCTAGGGACTCTTTCTTGTGGGAAGGCAGTGAACATCCCCAGGGAACAAGTGGGAGTCCGAAGGGCAGCTATCAGTGGGCTGAAGTTCCTCAAAGCAGGACTCAGCCCAGGCCTGCTGTTCCCAGATCCTGGCACTCACCCCCGCTGCTCCGTCTGCCCGTCTGCATGGAAGAGCACCAGCTGCCCTTTCCGGTCATGTCCCACAGCTGTCCTGGCTGACATCACATTCACAAATTTGCTAAACGAACCTAAAAGAGAAGAAGCCTGGCTGATCACCTGGCCCTCTGGGAAGCCTCCTGGGCTCTGCCTGTTATTTTTGGCCAGTCCAATGCCACTCTCCACCTCCGGTCCATGCCATCCAGTGTCTCACTCAGACGTGTATTATcctgcctctcctctgccccatcccacTCAGTCTCCACATAGAGGTCAGATGGCCCTTCTTAGGTGTAAATTAAGTGACAGCAGCCTCCAGGGGAAAACCCTCTAATGGCTTCCACTGTTCTCAGCTCAAAATCCAAGGCCCAACATGGCCACTctggcctgcttctctctctctctctttttttttaaattttcttctttatttatttgagagagacagagagcgagtgagagcacgagcggggttgaggggcaaagggagaagcagactcccggccaagcagggagcccaatgtgggactcagtccctagactccaggatcatgacctgaaccgaaggcagacacttaactgactgagccacccagatgccccgggTCTGCTTCTCCTACCTCATCTCTGGAGGCTCCCCTCTCACCACCCTGCAGCCACTTTTTGCTTTAGGGCTTCTACACCTTCTGTTCCTTCTGACTGGACTGTGCTTCTCCTCAGCCCTTCCTGTGGTTTGTTCTTTCCAATCTAAGGCAACTCCTCAGTGAGGCCTCCCTTGACTGCTCAGTCTAAAACAGCCATTTCCACATCAGGGCCATAACATCCTTTCCTACGCCAGTACTCCACATCCCAGAGGTTTTCAAACTGAATTACTCAAGGGGTTTGTTAAAACACACAGGTTTGGGTCTTACCCCCAGGGATTCAGGATTCTGATTCACAGCTCCTTTCCTCTACCTATTTCCTTTcccccaactttatttttctttcttagcacTTACCACTTACTTTCAGCAAATTAcaaatctattttctttgttATGTATTCCCCAAGAGCAGGGACCTTATTTGTCATAATCCCCATGGATCCCCTGTACCTTGAATAGTACATACTCAAAGACTTAAGAATAGCTTCCCCCACCAGCCCAGCGGTCCTGGTTCTCAACAAGACTATGCCACACCCCGCCCCCAAACCTGTCTCCTGCGTCTCATCACACTCGGCCGCCTGGCTTTCGTTGATGTACACACTTCCATTGCGGATCAGCCACACGACCCCACTCAGCAGCTGCACAAATGGATTCTCATTGTCCAGCacctcctcctcagacaggtacctGGACACAGAAAAGGCATTAGATTCACTCACCAGCAGGGGCAACTGCAGGTTGTAGAGCTCCCTCCTACTTCCCCTCCTCAGGTTGGCTGCTTAATTCCTCCTGGTGTCCCAGGAACCATCCTGGTCCTGAGTGCAGCCTTTGTAAACAGTCTATGCATCCCAGTTACTACTTCATCTAATATAAACAACGATTCTCAACAGATTTCAAGTTCATCTCTGGTCTTCAACCTCCTAGGCCATCACTGTAGTGAAACCACCGTCTGATGCCTACTGACAACTCATAATTGGTctccttacttcttttttttttttttttaaagattttatttatttatgtgacagagagacagccagcgagagagggaacacaagcagggggagtgggagaggaagaagcaggctcccagcggaggagcctgatgtggggctcgatcccataacgccaggatcacgccctgagccgaaggcagacgcttaaccgctgtgccacccaggcgcccccgtctcCTTACTTCTACTCTGGTCCCTCCAACCCAGCCTTCTGCCAGGATTAgagcttgtttttattttcatttttttaaaaagattttatttctttatttgagagagtgagatggagagagaacacaagcaggaacagaaggagagggagaagcagactcccctactgagcaggaagcctgacacagggctcgatcccaggaccctgaggtcaccaccggagccaaaggcagacacttaagcaaccgagccacccaggtgcccctagagcatgtttttaaataaccaaaGTCAGTCCTGTCATCCTCTGATACTCTGCTCCTTCCTTCAGTGCCTCACACACACCAAACCCTTGTGCACCTCTAAGCCTAgcacctgctgttccttctgACTGTAGTGCTCTTCCTCTAGTTCTGACCTTGGCTAATTTAGGATTAATCTTCAGGTTTCAACCCAGAGGTCACCTTCTCAGACAGGCCCTTCCCGTTCACCTTCCCTAAAatccacattccttttttttttttctttttttaagatttatttatttatttatttgacacagagagagagccagcgagagagggaacacaagaagggggagtgggagaggaagaagctgactcccagcggagaagcctgatgtggggctggatcccaggactctgggaccacgccctgagccgaaggcagacgcttaacgactgagccacccaggcgcccctaaaatccaCATTCCATTTACATTGGTTTACCCTGttccttgcttcttttctttaCATGCATGCAATCTAAatttatcttaattatttcctggcttttatttatttttcctagtaATGGGAGAATTCCGTGAAGACAAAGGCTGTCtgtttgttcactgctatatccccagTGCGCAGCATATTGCCTGACACAAAGCAAGCGCTCGTTGATACTGGGAGATGAACAAACACTGCAAGGAAAAGTATTactatccccattctacagaacGGAAACGGAGGTTCAGCTTTGTCAGGTGACTTGAACCCAGCACCACTGCTACAACCCAAATCTCAGGTCGTCTGCCCTCGATAGTCACGAGGCTCCCTGCCTCCTCACCCGGTGACCAGGGTCCCGTCGCGGCGGATCCCGAACTGCGCGTTCTGCAGCCCCCCGGCGCTGCTCACCCGGCGCCCGTCGCTCACCACGTTTCCCAGGCACTCGCCCGAGTCCATGCGGAAGAAGCCGCCGTTCTGGGCGACTCTGCAGCCGGCCGCCCGCGCCGTTTCCTCCACGGTGGCGCGGCGCCTGGAAGCGCAGCCGCCGGACCCACCGGGCTCCAGCACCGAGAAGGTGCGCAGGGGCTCTGCCACTCGCGTCAGGTGGCCAGACACCGCGCGGTCCGCGAAATGCGACACGAAGGTGCGTACCGCTGGGCCGCGGGTGCCGGGGGTCGCCGGGGTAGGTGGCCAGCTTTCGTGCTCGAGGCTGCCGGCGCGCACCCTTGAGCAGTCCCGCGCGGAGCGCGCGCGTGCGCGGGAGTAGGGCAACAGCAAGTCGTCGTCGCGGGAGGCCCTGCGTAGACACGGCGGCCGTGAGCTCGGAGAGCTGTGTCCCGGGCGGTGTACCCCCGAACCAGGCTCACCCCTCCAGACCTTTACTCACCCCCAGTCAACGCCGCTGGTCGCCTCCCGGAGGAAGCCGAGCAGCGCAAGGAGGAAGATAAGCCAGCGACCCATGGAGGCCGCCATGTTGGAACCGGGCCTCCGATCACGTGGGGTCGCCCCACGTGACTCACGATTTTTGGGGGGCCGATTTCGACCGGGACAGATAGTTTAGGCTTCTTTGAATATCGCGAGATCTTCTGTAATTCACTGTTTTTTTCCAGATGGTGCGTGGTGCTGGGGTAGTGGTGGGAACGTTTCGTGTTGATGTAATTTCAAGCATACCGGAGCTTCTAAGAGTAATGTAAAGAACTCCCACATACGTTCTATCTATACTTACTAGTTGTTAACTTTTATCCCATTTAGTTTATCATTTCAACTTCATTCGCAtactgcacccccccccaaccatTTGCAACCAAGTTGCAGACATGGGACCCGTCGCTTCACTACTTCACGTGTCTTTTAAGAACAAGGACATCTTCCTACATAACCACAGGCTAagtaaaattaagacattttacaTTAACAGCATTTAACTAATCCACAGTTTACATTCAAATTTGCCAATTTTCTGTATAATGTCCTTTAGAGCTGTTTCCCCCACATCCAGGGTCCAATCAGGAGTTGCATTACTTGTCACGTCTCTTCCGGTCTCCCTTATTCTGTAAGTTTCTCAGCCTTGGTCTCTTATGACTTTTGATGTAGTTTTGAATGTAGGTGAGGTCTGGAGCCctacggccaagaaagaattcttgagacatctttggtgtaAAAAGGTGGTGTTATtgaagcatggggacaggaccagtgggcagaaagagctggtGCACTGGGGTTGAgaggaatggctgattatatTCTGGGGAGTTGAGGGAGGTAAGGACAAAGGGAGGTGTCCAAAAgcactttcatatgctaaagaagactttCGGGATAGTGGAGTttgctattgtcaagctaaggttgtttttccctgtagcagagcattaacattaagatagttgggagatgCCAAAAGTCTTTAGCAATCAAGCCCAGACCTCCCACTGCCTCCGGAAGTCCTCTTTTCTCTACGCAAGTCACCTGGGAGATATAGATACAGGCAGTCTCTAGAAGAGTTCTGCCCTTTGGTCTCCTCCCAACTTTCTCATTCCTTTGACAAACACATAACAAGCACATAATATCTAAGCATATATGTCCCATGGAAATTCTCCATTTGCTGAGCAGCCTATTacattaattaaacaaggaggccattagatTGATGTGGCTTTATGCCATGGCCgctgttaaaagacaaaagtcaactgagtaaatttaaagatcaaattgACTTTATTCAACGATTCAAGAAttaggcagcatcccatctagcaaatagaagCTCCGAAGAGCTGTGCAAAATGAAAGGCTTTTATAGGCAGAAAGGGAGTGAGACAAAGAgtggattgtttcaggcaaggtcaccttcctttgaGGGAAAGACAGGGGCCTATTGTGCAGAtagatgaggttgtgggatataggtgaggttcagtggggtggagtccggagctgccgaccaagaaagaattctagaGACGTCTTTTgcgcaaaatggtggtttattaaagcaccgggacaggacccatgggcggAAAGAGCTGCTCCGAAGTCATGAGAactggcccattatataccctcaagttgggagagggttagggatagcgtaagcttaaggaattttggaagcaaggtttccaggaccttgagggggctagctattgttgggaaaaggtcatttattaccgtctaataaaatcttagtcatgagacccttcagatgtatatcggtgggccatatgcttgggggatgactgCTAACACAtaacttggggggggggtagagataaacgaagtctccaaaggaatttttatacgttaaagtagacttccAGGATcctggtggagggaagggggttaggctaggactgcctttggcctttagcaaagtattaacatcgaggctgctgagttcctagaggaatgtcaccgtgCTTGTTTCAAGGACTTATCAATGGGcggtaggtagtaaggaaatttaattgtgtctacatacattcccttctagaagctaggttactgatagctttgttcttgtaaactgctaagacatttgtaaactgagggagactcaagtcttgcaagattgtgttatctataggttaactgtttctttgtcctttagggcagccaggagtgcctgaggaatgttgcatacatcccagGGGGAAGGGGTTGCAGGGtatcagcttctgctttgtcctcagcttgccttcctttccctcatcACAGATGACTTCACTAGGTGCTGACCAGGTCACTGACTGGTTAAAGGTTTCTTTCCTGAAAGAGGTTGAAACTATAGTTAAGTCAGATATTAAGTGTTGGTtggctgacatggggcttggcAAATGTTACTCtattttgggcctgttgtctctcttttttacttttttttttttaagattttatttatttatttgacagagagagacagtgagagaggggacacaagcagggggagtgggagaggaagaagcaggctcccagcagaggagcctgatgtggggctcgatcccagaacgccgggatcatgccctgagctgaaggcagacgcttaatgactgcgctacccaggcgcccctctcttttttactttttaaaaaactaatctCTCCATACAaggtgggactcgaactcacgaccctgagatcaagcggtGCGTGCTCTGtgactaagccagtcaggcactgtcttttttttttttttttttttttcccctttaacacTGCCTACAGAAGCAAACcaagatgggcattaaggagggcacttgatgtaatgagcactgggtattatatgcaaatgatgaatcactaaattctacccctgaattaacacagtatatgttaactaagttgaatttaaataattaaaaaaaaaaagaagcaaaccaaaatctaaggctgtaaatgcctcaaggttatgAAATCAAAACCTAAGGATGACCAGTTGCAAACAGCTTTAACTAACACCCAACTAGGCATCAAGCTATAGGcaatcaatttcttttctttgctttctcactTTCTTATTAGAAGTCTTTCCCCTGGCTCATATCCACTTCAATTTGGTACTGGCCAGTTCgaattgatttttgctcaaactcttagttaaaatttttaactttaaaaaaatttttagtttatCTTTCTAAGCCCAAACCCACAGTTCTAGCCATGCCAGCTAACTAACTCAGAGCTTTCTACTCTGCTCACATTCACCCTTCGTTAGGTACCTTTGTCttctctcagcttcctcatctgggTTCCACAGTCATTTGTAGATTGAACAGATTGAGCTCCTCCTATGTGCTAGATGCTGATGAAACCAACAGACCAGTCCTGCCCTTGTGGAGAGAGACACCAAATAACCCAAGTGTGGTGGGAAGAAGCAGGACGGAGAAAGAACAGGAGTGGCAGGGAAGGCCTCTCTAAGCCCATTTAGGCTGAGACGAGGGATAGGAGAAGGGGTAGCTGTGGGAGCTCAGGGGCCAGAGCCTTACAGGCAGAGGGCACCGTAGACCCTGGAGATGGCTGCAGCGCATTGACAGGGAcctgaggcaggcagagtattaacatttctccaggaagcccccaactgtcttcatgttaACGCCTTACTggaaggaaaaacaaccttaactcaACAATA encodes the following:
- the NAGPA gene encoding N-acetylglucosamine-1-phosphodiester alpha-N-acetylglucosaminidase isoform X1 translates to MAASMGRWLIFLLALLGFLREATSGVDWGASRDDDLLLPYSRARARSARDCSRVRAGSLEHESWPPTPATPGTRGPAVRTFVSHFADRAVSGHLTRVAEPLRTFSVLEPGGSGGCASRRRATVEETARAAGCRVAQNGGFFRMDSGECLGNVVSDGRRVSSAGGLQNAQFGIRRDGTLVTGYLSEEEVLDNENPFVQLLSGVVWLIRNGSVYINESQAAECDETQETGSFSKFVNVMSARTAVGHDRKGQLVLFHADGQTEQRGINLWEMAEFLLKQDVVNAINLDGGGSATFVLNGTLASYPSDHCQDNMWRCPRHVATVVCVHEPRCQPPDCSGHGTCVEGRCQCTGHFWQGVACNELDCGPANCSQHGLCTETGCRCEAGWTGSNCSEACSNGSFGEDCAMKCWCQNGAACDPVRGTCTCPPGFIGDTCEHECPLGWHGPGCRRPCKCEHQCPCDPQTGNCSLAQAPALNSILSQVKQCLLSSETTLRTGEVSLLTGTTWLALTLALVFLLLISMVANVSLLLGSRAERSRHLDGAYVYHPLQEMNGELLASEKEQPGDAHNPFKD
- the NAGPA gene encoding N-acetylglucosamine-1-phosphodiester alpha-N-acetylglucosaminidase isoform X2, giving the protein MAASMGRWLIFLLALLGFLREATSGVDWGASRDDDLLLPYSRARARSARDCSRVRAGSLEHESWPPTPATPGTRGPAVRTFVSHFADRAVSGHLTRVAEPLRTFSVLEPGGSGGCASRRRATVEETARAAGCRVAQNGGFFRMDSGECLGNVVSDGRRVSSAGGLQNAQFGIRRDGTLVTGYLSEEEVLDNENPFVQLLSGVVWLIRNGSVYINESQAAECDETQETGSFSKFVNVMSARTAVGHDRKGQLVLFHADGQTEQRGINLWEMAEFLLKQDVVNAINLDGGGSATFVLNGTLASYPSDHCQDNMWRCPRHVATVVCVHEPRCQPPDCSGHGTCVEGRCQCTGHFWQGVACNELDCGPANCSQHGLCTETGCRCEAGWTGSNCSEACSNGSFGEDCAMKCWCQNGAACDPVRGTCTCPPGFIGDTCEHECPLGWHGPGCRRPCKCEHQCPCDPQTGNCSLAQAPALNSILSQVKQCLLSSETTLRTGEVSLLTGSHLMAQLWVPAQPHPRWRWGSGMGMNEKLLAMS